GCTATCTTTTTTGCATCCTCTTTGcatcttttttgcttctatTTTGCtgctatttttcttcttcttccccccttgtcAGTTTTGCGAACTGCACAGAAACATTCAAGACCACTTCTGCGCCAAGTCCAAGGCTGCAAATTTAAAACAAGTCGTCCTGTGCGACCACTGCAATGGGGTTCTCCCAGACGTAAGTCAACAGAGTGCACCCTGCGGAGGGGGTACTGTGGCTTCCCTGTGGTGGCACATATGGCATTACACGTGGGTGTATGTCTACCTACGCCATTTTTCGCACATCAGCCGGCTCACTGAACTGTTCACGCCATACCCAAACGCCCATTCCGCTTTCAAAATTGCAGAAAGACGAGGAAATAGAAAAGCACATAAGTCACAAGTGTACCtttaagaagaagaagtccCTGGTGATGTGCGGCAAGAAGGGCTGCAAAACGGTGAGGAGGCGAAGCTGGTCCAGTTGAAAAATGACCAAGCGGAAAGATAGAACGAGTATCAAAAGATGAACCAAATGGATCAACCATGTCCTACGCCCTTAGAAGGACCTCATTTGAGTGAACACACATATAATACCTACACACTTAAGAGCACCTACACGCATACGAATATTGgaacacattttatttttcttccctgctCTCCCGAAATAACCTCCATGCTTGTCAGGCCCTGAACGACATCAACAATTACACGTGcaagaaatgcaaaaggatTTTTTGCCTGCCCCACCGCTACTTCGACTCGCACGGGTGTGTTAAGGAGAACTCCAATAAGAGCTTCTTCGAAAGTGAGCAAATTGagttaaggaaaaattggGTTGACAGAAAAGTGCGTCCATCCGTTTGACCATTCCGCAtgtctgtgtgtgtgtatgtccATTCAGTTGCTGCCTGGCTTAGCACATTCATTCATTCATTCATTCATTAATTcattcatttcctttttttttttgtaaaatagagtatttgttttttttataggtATCCGAGAAAGTAGGGTGCCCCCCTGGTGCGAATGGGTCCACGTGGAAGGGCGATTGGACCACATGGGGTTGTTCGTTTGGTCTGACTGAcccatgtgtacataaatggGACTGCCCTGCAAGTGAAAGCGTGATGTATGCTACCACCTGTGCTGTCACatttcgtaaaattataattttagcAAAACTGGGCAAAGTGATGCTCAGTGAAGGGACTCCCTCTTGCCGCACCACGTTTTGTTCGCCCCGTTTTGTTCTCCACTTTTTGTTCACCGCGCGTTTGCTCAAATGGCCATCTGTTTGTTAGCCCGTTCGTGCGTGTAGCGTTATGCGTGTAGCGTTATGCGTGTAGAGTCATGCGTGTGGAGTCATGCGTGGTGTGGCCAGCCCTCTATTTGCTCAGACATTTGTCGAGCATATTTTCTCCCCGTTCGCACCATGCgcaatttgtttttacgCACAACATAGCTCATCTTTTTCTGTTAACATGAGTTGACCTGCCTCGTGCCAACTTATTAATTGGATTACGATTAAGGGATAAAGGGCGAAGAGGCGAGGCGAAAGTGGCATGGCGAAAGGGTTTGAAATGCCAGCTGGGGGAAAACTCCCCCGGTAATTGGATAaggtttcaaaataaaaaaaaggaaacaaagtAAAGACAACGTGGAAGCGCAACATGATCAGAGTGCAAGCACACAATGCGAGCACAGAAAGGGGGGGGACCTGCGAAACGTCGGTCAATACAGAGCAGCTCACCCGTGCGTTGGAAAACAAGATGGTCATGGTAGTGATGGTGGTGATGCGGATGATGGCGACGCACCAGGGATGGTTAAACGGGGACCTTCCTATTCTGGAAGTTGAAGAACCGCCTAACCATGTTGTACAAGGGCTCGCACAAAACGTATTTGGATATGCAAATGTTGACAGCTATGTTAAGAAgattcaaaaaaaggaatttcaCTTTGTGGCCTGTGGTGAGGATGTTGTTTCCGTTTGGGCCGTAGAAACTTAGGCCGCTGGCTGAGTAGGAGAACAGGTCTAGAATTTTGAATTGGGTTGCTCTGGAAACTTCGTCGTTGCAGTTCATTCGGAAGAGGCACGTGAGTCGGTTGGGCCCTCCGACCGTCAGGTAGAGCAGGAAGCTGTTGATGAGGCAGTAGTACCTgtgaggggggagggagcgGTGATGAGAGAGCGATGATGAGAGAGCGGTGATGAGATAGCGGTGATGAGATAGCGGTGATGAGATAGCGGTGATGAGAGAGCGGTGATGAGAGAGCGGTGATGAGATAGCGGTGATGAGATAGCGGTGATGAGATAGCGGTGATGAGAGAGCGGTGATGAGAGAGCGGTGATGAGAGAGCGGTGAGGAGGTGGACACTAATCGGATGAGCAGTGCTAGACATGCATGGCTGGGCACATCGCTTGGCACATCGCTTGGCACATCGCTGGGCACATCACTTGGCACATCGCTTGTCACACCGCTTGTCACACCGCTTGTCACACCGCTTGTCACACCGCTTGTCACACCGCTTGTCGCAGCGATCCTGCGCGTACTCACCCCATGAAGGTGTAGTTGGAGAAGATGGGCTTGCGGTACTTCCCGCCGAAGGTGAAAATGAAGGCGCTATTCACAATTTGGAAGCAAAACCACACGCAAGCCAAAAAGCTCTCGTAGTTGTCGCTCATGAGCCACCAAGAAGACTTGGGAGCAGAGCTATTCATATCATACGACGATGGTAATtcatacacataaaaaaactgaagcataattatataaagaaaaaaaattaacaaccAAATTGGACAGTAAAGAAATGATAGTCTGAGCACCAATGATACTTGAAGTAGGAGTCtgcgtttttaatttcctaGCTGGTCTAGAAAGGGTCATGGATTTTGCTAGCAATAGTAGGATCACATTGTCGAAGAAGAGGTATCCATATTCTGACATAACCGCATGAGCATtcataaaaagaacaatttttacaacgGAAATCATGAACCCATAGAGTAACATATACTTGTAGCAGTTAATAGAGGTGACTAAACAAGCTCGACCTTCTCTCAACACATCAATAACgctttttatattatcatttttgctaCTAAATGGTGATACAACTGAAGTGTCCGCATCTGATAAGGCTAACCCTGCATGAGAAATTTTTAGGGCTCCACAATCGTTACTTCCATCTCCACACATCCCAGAAATGTAGTCATATTTTATGAAATCCTTTATCACCTCCATTTTATTGTTTGGAGTTAATCTAGAGAAAATACGTACAcgtagaagaaaatttttatatccGTCCAGCTTTTCAACGTTACTATAGGAActtatttcttcctcctcatgggagatatgaaaaatattgtgCCTTATGTAAGTGTATGCTTCACCAGTTAGGATTATTTCTTTGTAGATATTTCCAAATAGAACTTCTTCtgaattaacttttttatcattttgtatattCACGAATACGAGATCGTTGGAGGCTTCTTGCATGTATCCGTAGACAATAACATTTTCGCTTCTCTGTTCGTTTTGCTCGTTCGTGTAGTACGAGTTTTTACTGTGCGGTGGGTTCATTTGGCTGACTGCTTCGAGAAAGGGGGTTTCGTCCCCTTGGCCCTCGCTTTCCCGATGGGCCTTGTATTCGTCCACGCTGTTATAGCTGTTACCGTCCGAAGCGGGGTGCCCGTTTGGTCCGCCCCCCTGTGCAGGCTTCTGCCCGCGGTGGAGAAGCGCCGTGGTTTCGCCCCCCGCGTAGTCCTCGTCCATATCGCGGTAGATTTTGGAGGACGCCCCCCTGGGGAGGCGGTTATTGTGGGAGGTTcccacttcctcccctttctcGTGTGTTCGCACTATAGGAGGAGCCCCgtcccttcccctttgcgcGGATCCATCGGCGCCCTCGCCCTGCGCCACGTAAAAATCGGCGTTGTATTCCCGTTGGCGGTGGGAGGACTGGGCGAAGTTGTTGGCTGCTTTCCCGGCGACACTTTCTTCGTCACCCCCTCCTACTTGCGCGTTCGActtgataaaattttcaaatgacaaaaatttGGT
The sequence above is drawn from the Plasmodium cynomolgi strain B DNA, chromosome 10, whole genome shotgun sequence genome and encodes:
- a CDS encoding hypothetical protein (putative); its protein translation is MAYFSDFTRKCDLDGCRYHDFLPFKCEYCGLSFCELHRNIQDHFCAKSKAANLKQVVLCDHCNGVLPDKDEEIEKHISHKCTFKKKKSLVMCGKKGCKTVRRRSWSS